TTTAGAACGAATGATACCCACTTTATTCCCATTCCACATTGAAAGAGGTCCAAACCTTTCTCCCACCATCCCTTCTTGCTCGTCTGTAAGGGTGTCCTTTCTGAATGGAAGCACAACAAGTTGGGTGCCGTAAACCAGCATTACAGCACATCGATTTTCTGGATCCACACGAACAATGGGAATATGGACATTCTGGACAAACCCATCCTGGAAAATAGAAAACCAATTTAATTGTACAAATGAACTGTAGTTACACAGTAGTACTGAATGTTACTTAAGACATTTCAACTAACCCTGAGCTCTGGTTCCTCAAAgaagtgcagagagagagatttcaaATCGTGTGTCCCTGGATCATACTCCACAACTGACagctagattaaaaaaaaaaaaaagattattttgGGGGGGTTGGACAGTATTGGTTGgtaatgtggctgtaactaatgCATACTATTGAAACAATGAGATGTGTTGAATCTGATGGCAGTACCTTAGCATCTTTAAAGCTAAGCAGAAGGGCGTCCCTGTTGGCCCCTACTAGCTGCACACTGGCCATGGACATGACGTTGCCAAATAAGGAGAAGGAGGCAACCTGTTCCAACTTCTCCTTGCGAGACTTGGAATCTACAAAGGAGATGAACGACTAAGAAAGTCTGGTAGAAGTATAACAAAACACAGATTTTCAACTAATAATACTGATATTAAAACTTGCAGGTGCACTTCAGACCATACCTGCTGACTTTTCAGTCTTTGATGAGTTCTGAAACGGAATGAAATGatgaaaaaacatttgcataatGTTACTGTCAAAGAGAGAGTAAAGTCATCACAATGGTGATGCGACCTTACTGCCTTACCTCCACATCATGAATGATTCTGTAGACATAGAGCTGAGAAGTTCCTGCAACCACCAAGTTTTCCTCCTCGTTGGATATAAAGTTGCAGTAGACGGAGAACTCTATTGCAGTGGGCGTGTGGGCTTGCCGGTAAACAGCATACATCCTAACAGCAAACCCTCACTGTACCTTGGGTGGGACAAATTGCACAGTATTGGCCATCTAGACTACGGATGTACAACAGTACAGTAACCAGCAACATGGACAGAACCATGTATGAGCAAGTGAATAAGCTTAATACAATCTTTCATACCAGTAATGTTTGTTGTCAACTATGACAGCAAATGTTAGCTGGTACTAGCAGTAGCACTTCTACTACTAGCTtagtagtagctagctagctgattaGGTAAACTAGTGGTAGTCTAGCTAACCAGACAGAAATGCATGCCAGACGAGATCTTGTGGTTAGTTTACAACAAATGCTTACTTAATTGCTAACTTTAATCACTGGTAATTATATTTGATCATAAATCCACCTAGCTTGTAGTCAACCTAGCATGCTATGTATGAATGACAATGGTGCCATGCTAATACCAGCATCTTCTTGGTAAGTATGTGGCTTGCTAGTTATCGTATGAACCTACCTATTGTGAAAGTGACGTAGGTGTTTCAAACCTAGATATTCCCTCTATCTCAGTAGTAGtaattagctagctagtaaACTACCACATAATTCTATCGATGTGTGGTTGTTCGGGCTGTTGTTTTGCCTCTTGTACTTCGGTTGTTTCTATGGTCTATGGTTGTTTCGCAGCGCTGCTCAGCGGGCGTGCCTGAATAAGATTCGGCGAGGAACAAGGTACATGGCCAACAACGTTCCTAGGCAACCAAAGTCCTCCTCACATCGAACAGCCATCCTCACCATTGTCTCTGCGCCATTAGCCCTTGCATAAATATACatacataaaatatatatatttttttcatgcTAGGCTAGTTATAGCCTGGCTGAAATTGTCAGAGGATCACTATAAACCACAGAAAGGAAAAGACAACACCACATTAGTTCTTCAGTTAATTTTAACAAAACATATTTGACAAAATGATCCCATGAGGCACATATTGTAGTAAAGAAAGACTGCTTTCATATGCATAGACCCGATATTATTATACTACTGACGGCAATGCATTTATTTGGCATTTATCTAACTATTTATCTAGTGTCACAACTTAACAGGGACACTGATTCAGTTGAAATTTGAAAATAAATGAACTTGAAGTTTCAACTTAAAATGTACTTCTACATAATATACCTTTGTGCTGCATGGGGCTGCGTGATCAAGCTTTTCAAATGGCCATTATATTAGCCATGGTGGTAACTAAGAAGGAATCATCATGTGGAACGTGGGAAGCCAGTCTTAGCCCATCTCTAACAGTTCCTTTACATTCTTTATAACATATGAAATTAAAGCAGAAGAAAACATAAAAATGAATTTAGCCCTTCTTTGCTCATCATCCATCGACTAGTTCACAACCTCAGCGGTGAATTTTTTGACATGTAATGAGATATTGTGGGAAGGCCTGTGTGTCATTAAAGATGACAAACAGTGAGGGTTTCCTGGGATTGTCGGTTACACTGTCATATCTGAGGGGTATAGTTGAGTGCTCCTTCAGAGGGGCGGTTTTCATATCATGACTGCCCTTGGTGAAGTCCCCAGTCAGCACCTTGGTTACAAACACAAACTTGTGTCCATCTGCATTGGGGGGTGAGTACTGGTCCTGGACCGACAGGGCAGACTCCACAGCAAAGTAAACTCCTTGACCATACACAGTGGCTGCAGAGAGAAAACATAACAGTAATTACAGTCATGGAGGTAAAACATGATTTGAAATAATCATTGGAAATATATTTCAAGACTATAAGCACCGTAAGTAAAACATGCAATACACTGTTCATACCATTCTTTCCACAAAAGCTTCTGTTGAATCCATGAATGCATATCTCCTTCACACTCGACTCACTCGTGCCATGGAACAACGTCTGCTCGACTTCCATTTCAGTTGCACTTTGTGAAATGCTAGCTTTCTTCAGCTTGTACTGATTAAACAGCAGTCTATTCATGAGCTTCTCCACCTGGAAAATGACATTTGCATTGCAGGACATTAAATACTTTCAAATTACAAGAGGATTATAGCAGTTGCTGTTATTCATATTGAAACAAACCTGATACTGAAACAAACCTTGATAATTCTTATTTTGTTGTGGAATTCCTGTATGCTGTCATAAAACTCTTTCACAACATCCTGGAATTCATCACACTCTTCATTGACTCTGGATGTATCTGGCAGGGTAGATAGTAGACTGTAATCCTCCTCTGTTGAAAATAAGACAACACATTAGCATCTAAACATTCTGTAGCATCCAATTTCAATCTAGATTCATATAGAGAAAATATTTAAAATCAAATCTGCCACAACGCCTTTACCTGGTAATTCTGTGAATAAATCCCCAGAATTCAGCATTTTCCTTGTGATAGGTACAGATTTACCGGTGGTGACGTTGTGCTCTTCCATTTTCTCGAAGTTGATGATGTAAGGCTGATTGTTCAACACCAAGTCAATCTTCTTCTGCCTCATCTTCCAGGCATTCTCGATAAACACAGTTACGTCTGGAGCGTAAGGCTTCGTCGCCTTGGTTCCCTGGTCAAGCCACACCCACTGCACCGTCTTCAGAATGTCGGCGTCCGACGCCGAGCTGGAGATCCTCCTCATCAGCAGCTTCATGTCGGGCAGAGCCTCATTCACGTAGTCCTTGAACCCGGAGATGGTGGCAGTCGTGCCCTCAATCTGGATCTCCACAGCGTGCTTCCTCTTGATGAGCTCCAAGCATCTCATGTGGAACTCTGACAAACTCTTCAGGCTCTTGTGCTCCATTTTCTCCTCAACCTGCCTCAGGGTCACCTTCTTCCCTAGAGCGATGTCCACTCTGATGAGGTCACAGGAATAACCAGCAAACACGAAGATCTGGCCCGTGTTAGCTGCCTTGATGGTGTCCTGGAGGGACATGTGGACAGCCTTGTTCAGGTGGGACCTTTCAGCTTTGGGAGTGGTGGAAGACATGTTGGCTGTCTCCATGGAAAATTGGATGGCTAAGGAGAGCTGGGCTTCTTCATCTAAGGTGCTGTACAGATCAGTGGAACCGTGTCCATCACTGGCCACAAGTGGCCCACTAGCTGCCGCCTCTTCAACAACTAAGGGCCGTGGAGTCTCCTCCAACTCTACGTCAATGACACTATCTGAGCCCTGGTCTGATGGGCTGGGAAGCATTTCTTCTTCTGCCAAGTACAGGTCCTCTTGCTCCATGTCAGTGGTTTTGTCCACGGTCTCATCCATGGCAGAGAAGAGTTTCTTTGCATTCTCAATAAGACCTGGGATGAGTGCATTGTCATGAATAGATGTTACCTCCTGTTGTGTCACCGATGATGAGAAACAATAGGAAGAGCTTTTTACTACCTGTGTCAGGATTGTCGGAATTGTCAGTGAGGCTCAATGCTGATGTTGGGTCCTGCGTAGAACCATCCAATGAAACTCTCTGGTAGTTTTGAGGTAATGTCATCTTCCACGCCATCTCATAGATGTCCTGTCAAGAGACAATAGTAGAGATAACCACTAATAGCACATTCTTAAAATGCAGGAAATCTGTGAAAAGAGCATTGTCTTTATAGCCTGGTATCGCCAGACCAATTTGCAAATGAGTATTAGTCTGGAACCTCTTAATTAATTTTCAATATCCAAGGGACATTATCGATGATGCAATTGTATAGAACTGAATagatacaaccaatcagagccattgaaaTGAAACGCCATTTAGGTTGTTTACAAAAATGCCTCAACAGCGCTGTACAGACATCGTTTTAAACTGTTCCATATCAGATAAACAATTGTGATTGGCCCAGCACTGTTTATGAATTTGAATGGGAAGGGTGGCCACACATGTATTATATGACATGAAATACCTCATTCTCCAGAGGTTCCCAGTGCACCTTCTCCAGGCTGATGTACACCTGAAACTTGGCCTGCATCTCCCCCAAAATGCTGGTGCCTTCCTCCTGGACCAAGAACCGGGCCACACCAGGCTTGTTAACTGTGATGGTCCTGGTACACACGGAAGAGATCACTTCTCTCAGCACCTCGTCGGCCATCTGACAAGACCCCACGTTGCCATGGATCTGTCAATCAGGTTGATAAAAATGACAAAGGAATGAGTatgtggagagagaaaagaagtgcATCAGATCGAGGTAACGCTCGTTCACAAATACGTACTCTAAGACCACATGTGTCCTCAGCCTCCAGAGGAAATATAGAAACTTGATCCATATCAGCCAGCAGCTGATGACAATGGATCTGAATGTATTTAAGCATGCCTTGCTCCATGGATATGACAGTCTCTCTTTCGATGGGTGTGCTTAGGAACTCTACGACTTTGGCCTTTTTCTTGTTCTCCATCCCTTTCAGAGTCAAAACCTCAATCCCATTACCTTTCTCTGACACGGTGGCAGAGCAAAAGTCCAAAGATTGGAAAAATACTGAACACTCTTGGGAGTACAGCGTACTTTCATATTTTGCATCTACTGATATGCTGAACTCAGATAATAGAGATTTTAATGTGTTACACGCCTGGCTTACTAAGTTCAGCGACAGCGACGATACCACTACAACACAATCTGTTACATTGTAAATACAGGGTGTCCCCTGATTGTTAAGAGTCTGTAGTAGCTGATCCTTTATTTTCTGGTCCTGGAGAAACCGGGCCTTCTTTGGGTCAAAAGTTAAATGCGCCTGAGCAATACCGCCAAGAAACTCCAGGATGGTGTTCTTCAGCTGTGCCAGACCCAGTTTATCAGGCCCTGACATGTGCACACCATCATCTTTAACCTGCATGTTGAACCCGGGGTGGGCTTGCTGGATGTCTACCAACACCGGACTCATCTGGAGGAGGGTGAGCTTCACTGGGTCAGGGATGGGGATGTGACCGCTGAAGGAGAAGAGTTCTGATTCAGCTGGGAGTTCTTCCATGGTTATCTCTGCTCCTGCTTCTTCAGGCTCTTCAGGAGCAGTGGCCATCTCCAATGCAGTCTGGTTGGAGATAGTCTGGTCAATGGAACTCGGCACTTCGAGAGAACTGTGCTGTGACTGACTGATCCTCTCTATCTGTGTGTCCTCCATAACAGAGGGGCTACTTTCTGCTGTCATGTTTACAGTGCTCTCAGTTGATAGGTTTTCCTCTGGTTGGAGGAAGGCAAGGTAAGGCTTCACAGTCAACTTGGTGTCCTCCAGTTTGTGGGGTAGTTTCAGGACATGCTCCACAGCTGTTAAAGTAATAAGCAATAACAACAAAGAATTAGTCTTTAACAATAATATTGGACAATtatgttttatcatttaaccagctaatacacacacatcataacaTTATAACATGCAAAGCCTTACATTCAAAACTTTCAAAAGAGACTCTGGCCACGCCGTTTGGCATTATAGTGGCCTCCTTCACCTCTCGGCCCCCGCCTCGCTTGCTCTCAAAGTAAAGCGTGAGCATGTCCTCAGTGGTGCCACTGTGTAAGTTCTCCACAAGGATGGAGTCAGTTTGCTCAATCTGTTCCAGAGTGATACTGCACTGGTCCAAAGGTTTTTGAGAAATCTTTGCACTAATACGTTGAAAATCTGCACGTGAAAATTAAGACAATTAAACATACAGCCTATTTTTATGTTGTTCATGTTTATCGAGAATTATTTTAGCTTAAGAGTTTTTCACTCGTCTACATTTTTCATACAGTTTATGTAATAAATAGACAAAATTAAACATCAAACTAACCTTTAGAAAAAGGTTGATGTAAGTGGATAAGGACCAAGTCTTTCCCGGGAAAACGTTCCAATTTGTAGTCTTCCATGTCCAACCCTATCATATTCTCAACGTAAAGCTCCACCAAGTCCATAGAAGTTGTGGGGTTAACCCCACGCAGAAGCATCCTCCCAGCATCCTTTGAGGCTGGTTTTCTCACCGTCATTTCAATGTTACGCAGAACATGGGGTCGTTTGGATAAAACCCTTGTTGCggctgtggtaaaaaaaaaaacatggacaGCTTGCTGACTGAATACAAAGGAATATATGGTTTCTGAATTCCTTATATTCCAAACATGAAACCTGAAACACCTTCATGACTAACTTGACCAACTGCCAATAAGTCAACCAGTTTTTACCTTCAACTTCCTCAAACACCAGCACAGCCCTTCTTCCCACCACTTCCAGTGAGATAAGAGTTCCTCCACCAGAGCGTCTCTTGTTGGTGAAGTACATTGAAAGCAGGTCTTCATCCACTACTTCGGGGAACCCACTCACCTCCACTGTTCTCTCCTCTTGGCTTTCAACAGACATTCTGTGAGAAATAATAATGATGTAAATAATAGAGGTGATAAAGTCCATACCAACTTACTTTCTATGATGTATAGTGTTATTAATCATGCACAATACCAGAACAATTTCGGTTTGAGCTGGTATACGACTCAGGTGTTTTTTAGTAGGCCTGTAGGCTTTAGAGACTACATCGTCCTTACAAGAAGTTAATTTGGCAAATAGGAGCTGTGAAGTCGCCAACATATGTTGCATACATTATGCTTACATCTGGTGAGTCTGGGCTTCAACAACTAAATTTGTACTTGGCTAGAAAAACCTAaccagtttttcatgacaaagaGTATTATCGAAGGAATAGAAACAGAAACTGTTAACCTCCAGACCAGGCAAGCACACCACTGCTGACACTTTTGTACAATAAAGATGAACAGAAACTCTTAGCCCGTAGAAAATGTAAATTCCAGCATGCATATAAATATCTATTTGAAAAGATATATGAACAATCGCACTTTTTGAAGCTCTTACCTGAGATATTGTGCATTTGATTAAATTATGACGCTCACGTTGTTTACAGTCGTAGCAGTCAATCCTACTTCCTGGTTATGCGGCACATGCATCAGGTGGTGGCGTACTGGTGCGTACAAACGGATAGGGCGAATATTAATGTCTTATGGAACGtgctttaaaaaacaaacacgtTGTTTTAAGTTACAAACAATTCCTCCGTTGAACCAATTATCAATATTATGGATCTTTGATGATGCTAAGAGCTACGCAGATGTTATGAGCAAGATCCCTTTGCATGTTTCCCCCTCTGCCCTCTTGGAGCCCGTACTACCAGGCTCAGAAACACTGTCACCAATTTGAACCTCGCCACCCGCCGAACCTAACTCTCATACACCCCCGTTTATTTATTTAGGCTACTCTAAGCTCTAGCTATGAGACCTTTTTTGTTCTGCATCGTTTATGAATTGTTACGCCAAGCACAGCATGCACTATTTTCCCGATCTCATAATATCATGATGAACAACATACAACATATTTATAATGCTATTGTATGGGTGTGTATGCCCTAGTATTGCCTTCATCGTAAAATGTCGGCCACACGAAAAAACATGGGCTGCATCATTGTATGTTAATTGTCCACTATATTTTACATGAAGTTATGGCCGTTGCTTCATAATGTGTCCGCTAGATGACGGTGTGTTCGTAATCCTGTTCAGGGACTCAATGTATAGCATCACAGTCCAAGAAAAAACtgagaaataataataatccgaGAAGACAATGCAATCAGTCTTGTAGCAAGTCTTTATTCGAATGTTGGGTGAAGAGATTGCTTTAAAAGATATGGCTACGTAATAACAGCAAAATGAGAAAAATTAATCAACAAACGCAATTAGGCTAATTAGGCTACTTGAAATAGCTTAATTTCAAGGCACAAACACAAATGACAATATGGTAAGCAAGTACATTTGTGCAAAATACCGTTAACATCCATATTTGGAAATGAGTGACTGGATGGCAAGATCTCTTAGTATGGGAAGAAAGTCAAGTTTTGGTGAGCAGTTATAAATAATGCACTGATCCCTCAAATGGTTAGTGTAGGATACATCAAGAAAATGGCAATTCATACATGTTATTAATAGTGGTAAGAAAGTCATAAAAAATAGCATGTGGATAATAATCAAAAAATCACATTGCGTGCTGGCCTATTTAGACATAATACATTGAGCAAATTCCATGTATTTATTACTCTATAATAAACAAATTCCATGTAAAGGCACCTTGGAACAAAAAAAACCCATATCCCAAACCTCTTCTATATACTGTAAGAGTATCATGGATAAGGCACTTTTTATGACACAGATCCATATACTAATAAATTCATGGTCCTTTTGATCAAATGACCATTATTTGTACTATTATAAATTAAAAGATATGTCAGTTATGTTTAAGCAGCACTGAAAAATCAGACTTTATGTTCCTTTTCAACCCTGCCTTTTGATTTCATGTAAATCAGATTGGTAATTTCACACATTCACTGCCGCAGCTAGTGGCTCACTGAGATAATGATATGTAGAAAAGAGTGATTCACATTTCAGTGAAAGCACATTTTGGCATTTTTTTTTGCACATTCACTTGAATTCTATTATGACCCAGGGAAACAAATTCCACCATAATAGGAAGCAAAATGTAGTGAATGGATAAAAAGTGATCAAACCCATAGGTCAGAAATCTAATTAATGTTGTATGTATTGTTATGTAATGTGTAATACAAATATTCCCTATGACATTCCATGTATGTTAACCCATTGGCACTCGTTGCAGGTTGCATGCTGGTTCCCATTCTGTGGTGGTGGCAGCATGTCTGTCATCTCCCACCCAAGTTTCAGGCTTCGTATGGATGTGACAGACGCTCCCACCTGAATTAATACCACCAGCCATCTGGAGCAGCCAGGCCACATAGTCAGGTCTGGGACAAGCAGCAATGTGACATCTAGTGAGGCACCTCTGCCATCCCAATGCTTACCTGACCTGACATTGTTGCACAGAAACCACACAAATGTTAAGATTTACAAGTAATGATTCCTCTTTGTTCAGTCGGTTTCAAACCGTTACAAAGaacaaataaaaacactttTGTTTTGGGTATATTAAGTTGATATGTGGTCTAGGAAGGATGTTTAACATCAGATCAATACATCCTTAGTCATAGAGTTACATATTTGGGAAAACTGTCCACAACTGTCCATTTCTTCAGAGTTGAGTTGAAGAAGTGTGAAACTGTTCTCTGTCATCATGGCGTTTCTGTGGATGAGGCGACAGCTCTGTTGTGAGGCCGGCCTTAGAGCTGCCAGTGCCTAGTCTTTAGCTCAAGACTGTTCATACTCAAACCCCCTTAAACAGTTTaattttgtgtttgtctgccAGCAGGAGGGTGACATTGTACTCATAATCTCCGTCGTGTACCCCAGTGTGACGGAAGGCTCCTCCCAAATGATTCTCTTCCCAATAGTGGTGCCAGTTCCCAAACTGATCTGCTCCGAACCCAAACACGCTCACCTACAGCCAAAACAGAAGCAACACGTCAGCTAAACACAGTCACAACTTGGGTTGCATATTCATTGTTGCTACGGGCATAGGACCTTACCTCATCACATATGTGAAGAGCAATCATCAAACTGAGAAAACCAGTGGATGGATACCGTCCGTGGCTTTCTAGCCAGGTATCGTAGATATACTTGAAAAAGGTTGGGTTGTAAATGATCACCTGTAAAACATGGCAAGGCCCAGAACTGATATGTATATTTGGACATTTGCTAAGATTTGTTCAGTTCAGTTAAACACATTTGGACTCACCCTATACTTGTTGGCCTTGATTCTTGACATGACAGGTAAGTACGTTCTACAAGAAAAGTGAAACATCCCATTTTAGTACGCTATTAAAACAGATCATGCACACAATCCATTCAACAGACTGATTAACAGCAATCTACTGTAACCTCAATCCATTACATAGTCAAGTGCCTGTTTAACGGAGCACTTACTGTTTGATGGTGCCTGTTGTCAGTGCACTGATGATCCATTGAAGATCCAGGGTTTTGAAAGGGATCAGCACCAGACTGGTGTTGTTTTCCAGGTCAATGGCACTCTCTGGGTACATGACATGATGAGTGGTCCTGCTGCCCACATCCTCCTCAAAGCCAGAGATGGGTGCCTGGTTCATTCTGGAAGGCCACAGCAGGGAACACAATAG
This genomic window from Hypomesus transpacificus isolate Combined female chromosome 4, fHypTra1, whole genome shotgun sequence contains:
- the parp10 gene encoding protein mono-ADP-ribosyltransferase PARP10, which codes for MSVESQEERTVEVSGFPEVVDEDLLSMYFTNKRRSGGGTLISLEVVGRRAVLVFEEVEAATRVLSKRPHVLRNIEMTVRKPASKDAGRMLLRGVNPTTSMDLVELYVENMIGLDMEDYKLERFPGKDLVLIHLHQPFSKDFQRISAKISQKPLDQCSITLEQIEQTDSILVENLHSGTTEDMLTLYFESKRGGGREVKEATIMPNGVARVSFESFESVEHVLKLPHKLEDTKLTVKPYLAFLQPEENLSTESTVNMTAESSPSVMEDTQIERISQSQHSSLEVPSSIDQTISNQTALEMATAPEEPEEAGAEITMEELPAESELFSFSGHIPIPDPVKLTLLQMSPVLVDIQQAHPGFNMQVKDDGVHMSGPDKLGLAQLKNTILEFLGGIAQAHLTFDPKKARFLQDQKIKDQLLQTLNNQGTPCIYNVTDCVVVVSSLSLNLVSQACNTLKSLLSEFSISVDAKYESTLYSQECSVFFQSLDFCSATVSEKGNGIEVLTLKGMENKKKAKVVEFLSTPIERETVISMEQGMLKYIQIHCHQLLADMDQVSIFPLEAEDTCGLRIHGNVGSCQMADEVLREVISSVCTRTITVNKPGVARFLVQEEGTSILGEMQAKFQVYISLEKVHWEPLENEDIYEMAWKMTLPQNYQRVSLDGSTQDPTSALSLTDNSDNPDTGLIENAKKLFSAMDETVDKTTDMEQEDLYLAEEEMLPSPSDQGSDSVIDVELEETPRPLVVEEAAASGPLVASDGHGSTDLYSTLDEEAQLSLAIQFSMETANMSSTTPKAERSHLNKAVHMSLQDTIKAANTGQIFVFAGYSCDLIRVDIALGKKVTLRQVEEKMEHKSLKSLSEFHMRCLELIKRKHAVEIQIEGTTATISGFKDYVNEALPDMKLLMRRISSSASDADILKTVQWVWLDQGTKATKPYAPDVTVFIENAWKMRQKKIDLVLNNQPYIINFEKMEEHNVTTGKSVPITRKMLNSGDLFTELPEEDYSLLSTLPDTSRVNEECDEFQDVVKEFYDSIQEFHNKIRIIKVEKLMNRLLFNQYKLKKASISQSATEMEVEQTLFHGTSESSVKEICIHGFNRSFCGKNATVYGQGVYFAVESALSVQDQYSPPNADGHKFVFVTKVLTGDFTKGSHDMKTAPLKEHSTIPLRYDSVTDNPRKPSLFVIFNDTQAFPQYLITCQKIHR
- the LOC124467544 gene encoding CMP-N-acetylneuraminate-beta-galactosamide-alpha-2,3-sialyltransferase 1-like; its protein translation is MSLFKMRKIRAFTLLFCIITFSTFLFSYTFPDPSLYFYKYASRWSDSLFSKGFCSCHHCMTEPDDDPWFTERFNQSVHPFMTTRNSVLSEETFRWWQWLQSERQPANYSQVVEKLFQVIPDEQLYMDANPERCRTCAVVGNSGNLKGAQYGGLIDSNNIIIRMNQAPISGFEEDVGSRTTHHVMYPESAIDLENNTSLVLIPFKTLDLQWIISALTTGTIKQTYLPVMSRIKANKYRVIIYNPTFFKYIYDTWLESHGRYPSTGFLSLMIALHICDEVSVFGFGADQFGNWHHYWEENHLGGAFRHTGVHDGDYEYNVTLLLADKHKIKLFKGV